The DNA segment CGCAAGTGAGTGTGTTACCAATTCTATTTGCTACAAGTATCAATGATATCAAAGGGACGAACTGCAGTTTCATGGGACAGtattgcattttattgatggctgttttttatttcaactgaacattttgttgataaattttatttttggatggaaTAACACCCTCTGCCCCTCCCACCTTTGTGCATGTTAGTCCTGTTGAAATGCAATAAACAGTGATCTGGAGAGAAACAGCATTTAGTCATTATTGGGTACAGTGTTTCACAATGAGGatcatataaacatacataatcccaaatctgtgtgtctctctgatGAACAAGCATCTAATGTCTCTTTGTTGCATGGCAAACAAACTATGTATAGATTTGAGGGAATCCAACACGTTGAGGCCGAGATGAAGACATAAggtataatgtatttttggctaaaaTGACAAATTCACAACCTCTGAATAAACCACTGATGGGTATGAATGGATATCAGACTCCCCAAACCTCATTCTCTGGTGGTGTTTGGCACGAGAGAAAAGTACCTCTTAATATATGAATGTGTAGTAGAAAAGAGCACTGATGGCTAACAGAGCGACAGACAGCATCATGTTCTTCCTGTTCTCTCCTCTCAGCACCTGCAGCTCCTTTTctgaagaataaaatataaaagatactATCAGATAAAACTGCTCTCACAGTAATTTTCTTTATCAAGTAATGCAATGCATCAAGAAATTAGGTCATCATTTTGCATGCTTCATAACAGCTTTAGGAAAATAGAGTATTTTGAGTAAACAAATCCATAAATTCATACACTGAGTATTAAGTGATAATTACATTCGATGACCAATGCACTTAATTTTCATTGTCTGATCTACGTATTTTTGCACCCCCAACCATTCCATAAACCGGACTCACCATATTTCTGTATTCTTTCATTCAATATGGTCATCTCATCTTCTAGGGCCGGCCTGTAAGTACATAAAAAGACTCGTTTGCTGTGTTTCTGTATAAGGGTTATGCGGCAAAATGTTGGCATAGAGCTGCTCTTTTCTCTGTCTGAATTCTGCCCTCTCCAGgctgtttacagtgtaatttgCGCTCTTCAGTGCGGTCAATCTAAAGAGACCAGATACACCGATATGAATGCAAACAATTTCATAAATGATTTTTcagaataacaacaacattaGGATCTGGtcggtttttcttttttcttttactttttcttttttttaataattttatttttcagtacacTGAAAAGTAACGTTATCTGTTAACTGTTTCGTACACAAAATATGACATacaattttatatgtattaaaatgcCATTTACCTCGCTTGCCAcacttattttctctttcttcaaGGGTCTTGATTTACTCATTTTGGAGGGTCTGAGGCTTTTACTTCCTTCACTCACTCTCTTACTCGTCGCGGTCAGCCTGTGGTGAGTTCATACTGCCACCTGCTCTCAGAGCGGTAACATTTCATATTGGACACAGCCGGTGCGTTCCAAACGGGAaatatcgccctccgaagggcacttcggagtgaaaacaatcatggccgccgtATTGAAAggtcaaaactggccacttcaaatagacccttcggaatgaaggatttcgaaggccacaaccatatactgtatagggtacaactgatggacacttcgggctctcatgatcctttgcgcagattctttgcatgatgacggcgcctccgtatgggcacgtgatgatgacgcagaagggcacttcaagaaacaattgtttggtcccctacaacCTTCAACCCTTCAAAGCTCTCACTccagagggtaaaccctttgaagggagcAACACATTCGctgaatagtttttattaaataatattccaacattatttagtttattagttaATGGCAGCACTTATATTACTAGACTATTactataataaattacttttacttATATTTGTACTGTAATACTGAAAATTGACTGAATTTGTATTACTATTGCTTCTATATTGAACAATATAAATTGAAGACTGTATAACACATActacaatgttttaaaaaaaaaatatttttgaggtGAACGATGATCCAGACTTCCAGACTGTGTTTAGCctctgtgtacagtatgtgtaaatatgtaggggaagttgtggcctaatggttagagagtttgactcctaaccctaaggttgtgtgtttgagtttctggccggcaataccatgactgaggtgcccttgagcaaggcaccaaacccacAACTGCtacccgggtgccgcagcataaatggctgcccactgctccgggtgtgtgttcacggtgtgtgtgtgttcactgcagtgtgtgcactttggatgggttaaatgcagagcacgaattccgagtatgggtcaccatacttggctgtatgtcacctcactttaaaataagacaaatgacAATATTTAACAACACCGTATTTTTATATCACATAGTCAATAATACAATCTGTTGAATTGTTGCACAATTTTGAAACTATTCAAGAGATACGCAATCCTGCTATTTTCTAATAAGGGTATATGCAAGTATTCCCAATACCGCCACCAGGGCGGCGCCACCAACCAGCAGCACAGGGAGTTCAAAGGGTGCAGCTGAAAGCGGGTCTGCCTTTAGAACAACCTCTTCTGAAGATGACGCTGACACACGAGGTGCATTAATAGACTCTGATTCAGTGGCATGCGTTTCCTCTGAGAGTGTGACTGTGGAGGGTGGGAGTTGATCTAAAACCTGTGATATGATTTCAGGTATGGGAACAGAAGCCAGCGTAAAATCTAAAGGCTCAGACAGAAGGGGAGTGTGAGTGAAAACCGGCTCAAAAGCCACCTCTGCGTCAATTTCCTCCATAACTGGCTCCTCCACACACACCAGGAGCTCCACAGTCTGTGGAGGCTTGAGATCTGATTCTGCAGGAAGTGCTGCAATCTCTTCAAGCTCGCTGCCAATCATGCTCAGCATGCTGCTCTGaagctcctcctcctcatctgacTCCACCCTCTGATGGAGCTCCGCCTCTAGGTGGATGATGTCAGAGGTGGAGGAGTGGTTCTCGCTGTGGTCCTCTTGATCTAGGACCATCTCACTGGTCTCTAAACTTCCAAGCTCTGGCTCCATGTCGCTAAAAGATGCCCAGGACTCGGCAAGACTAGCAGTCTGCCAGGGGCCGGACCCACTGCTGCTCTCCTCCAGGCTTGAGGTTCGATCCTGGGGAGGGTCCCGCAAACTGCCTGTCCTCAGACAGGATGGAAGACCTTTTTCGCCTCTATGAAAATCGGACTAATATTTACAGGTTCAGTGAGTCCTAAAAATGAGAGACAGAATTCATTCAGTCATGTAAGTGCGTTGTGCCacttattaattacattaatatgaGCATTTTGGGGATGTAGGAATGTATTTTACAGCATACATTTTATTAACACAAGCTGACATTTAATATAAgaacaaattcaaaaatataaaattatattaataatgaaacaacagcaacaaaaaaaaaaagctataatagttatatcatcatcatcaagatTTTTATGTGAGGTTAAACACTGTGCCCATCAAAGACATAAGATGAGaattatagtatatagtataatattttaaataaaaacatgacaacacatatattcacacacacaaattcagtcATTCACATTTTTCCTCAATacttataaaacatttatgtaaaatgttaaacttctaatatcttatatatctttgttaataaataattgtagggaagaaaccaaaccaaactgaattaatgagaatatatatatatatatatatatatatatatatatatatatatatatatatatatatatatatatatatttatatatataattaagtctTAAAATTTAACTTCGGCAACATTTCATTAGTGTAAAAAAgacaaattacaattacaaaaatcttaatttatcaTATCGTATTATATTGTGATATGTATAGGTCAGTAAGCTCATATCTGACTGACTATGCaacctatatatatatctccatcTGTTCCCATGAACAGAGAATGTCAGACATTTCACATGGCATGACAGGATCGTGGTTCAGTTCACGTAGCACTTACACAAAATGGACATACTGTATCTATACTTACTCTtttatgatttgatttaatttaatttgtcaaagaaaaaaatcctaaacTCATAAATTTCCTGCTGACTTGGATTCTAAAGATTCATCACTGTCtataaatacattaactaactaactaactaactaactaactaactaattctatgataataaaaatgttagtgtCCAGACACGTTAATGAAGTACATAACATGAGGGTAACAATTACTCTTTGCATCAGCACGGCTTCAGTCACGTCACAGTGAAAACATGCAGCGttaacagtcatattgtgaagagaaaactAAAGCCCACTGGCAAGATCAAAGGTCAAAGTGCTTAAAGGGATCAAATGTGCAAGAAATACATGCTGTGGCTTTTTTAACTTTGACCTCTGACAGAGGCAGACTGTAAACCAATGGAAAGAATGAGAACCAGGCAAGAACAACAACACAGGTCAGTTATTCTGTAGAGAGAAGCATATTTTAACCAGCAGCAGAGGAGTATTTAGTTTAGAATAACTGAATAGGCCATTCACTAACCAGACAGTTAATATAATGAGATGATCTAATCTAATTATCTTTTCAGCTTGTTAAGAGTGACAGATTCCTCTGTATGATATCACTATTGTTATAAAAAACATGCTTATGGCACCTTATAGCACTACGAAAGGGAGTATCATTTGATTCGATTAAAGGAGtataatttgaaatgaaaacaaaatgagcaaGCTTACATTCTCATAGTATCCATACAAGAAACTGAAATGACacatattttcttattttgaagACTGGAAAACATTATATAACCATCTGTTAGAGACGAAAAGAAGAATACACACAGTCTTAAACTCCACATGCCAGACTCAATGAAAACAGATCTTACCTTCTCTGAGTGCGAGGTTTAACTTAGACAGACTGAAGGCTTGAATAAATACAGAGGAGGGTCACTGGAGTGACAGTAAGCAGTCCAGCCCTTCCCTGTCCCCTAAAATCCCACCCCTATCCCATTACATCTGCCCAACTCATGATGACGTGACAAAGCAGTACAAACTCCCATCGGTCCACTTACCTTTGTTCTGTTCTATATTGAGGGTCATGACACATCGATCTGCCCTACTTTCTGTGACACTGTCCTGTTTGCTTGACATGTGTTTGTTTGGCAAAGTTAGTGTCCACCTTGTGATTAAGgtcacagttattttattttttatttttgcatcatttaAAAGTTCACAATGATCCTATGTGTACAAATACTGTTTGTGTTCATTTTCCATTTCATCTTAATGAACAGTCTGACGccatatttaattaaaagctgatgaaaacgaggctgtgagatACGGACTCACAGTTTTTACAATGGCACTTGCTTTTTTGGTCTACTTAAAGTTTTTTTGGAACTACATTTCATCAACTGAACAAACAGCATGTTGCCAAACGACAGTACAATCCATTAAACGCACTGTACTTCAGTGCCTCACACAGCCTcgttttcaaaaattaaatatggcgctaccctgactaaggcatatatatatatatatatatatataccctatactaatatatatatatatatatatatatatatatatatatatggactaaGGTCTAtgtttgttattataaaaaagacttttttatttaattattaatggtagcagtatcattattattatcatctgtaACCGGTTCAAAATAAGCGCATATGTAACAAAAAGCCTAGACGCGCACTGAGATCTGATTGGCTCCCAGAGAGGAAACACGCATCATGTGACGCGTGTGTCATCATTGACTGAGAATCAGCTGACCCTTCCAGTCTATTTTCACGACTCTGTCACGACCCTTCATGTCATGTTTTGTGCGTTTTTAAATCTGTAGGCTTTTCGCAAATATTTCTAAAATCCATTTGTCACTCAGACGTCTTTCCGTCTTCGCGACACGAGCTTTTTTTCAGTCGGTGGAGTTTAAAATCCTCTTACAGCAGCCGCAGCAGCAGTCATGGCGCTCAGCGATGCCGACGTCCAGAAGCAGGTGAAAAGGCGTTCAAATGCttaatttactatataaataaatttaaccaCTTGGAGATTAGATGAATTCAGTGTTTTAGACGAGCCTGGCACGAGCATCGTGATTTAATCCGATGATGTGGCCTTCAAGGTTGTTcgtcatttattcataaaatatgcgCTTGAATCACGAGATATGTCTGTataataatagtgattttatagtAACGCATTTTAATACGTACACATGTGCATAAAGGACGAATaaggacaaattaaattgagCAGCTCATTccaaaaacaaatgcatcaagaTAGTGTGATGTATAATATCAAATATTCACCACAAAATTACCCATTTTAGAATCCAGATGATGCAAAATATTAAGGTGTACGACGTAGTGCATAGTAATAACATAGTAACtaggcacacacaaacactagacaCATTCAGCATCCTCATTCATCATCAACATTCAGGCATCTCATTGCTACTGGAACTTTAAACAGatttaagatgatttttctcagagaaacaacaaacagcgGTCTAAcgatgtattttatataatttggaaaaagaaagaaagacattatgtatgtgcatgtatttACAATACATAGATATTGAATGGTTCCTCTCTTGATTCTCATATCTTTCCAGATCAAGCACATGATGGCATTCATTGAGCAGGAGGCCAATGAAAAAGCAGAGGAGATTGATGCAaaggtaatttttatttacatatagctttaaattattccactaaaacatctaaagactAACTCTGATAATGGTGTGATAAGAGCTGAAATGATGATAAGTGACTCCCCCTGCAGGCAGAGGAGGAGTTCAACATTGAGAAAGGCCGGCTGGTTCAGACTCAGCGTCTGAAGATTATGGAGTATtatgagaaaaaagagaaacagatcGAACAgcagaagaaaatgtgagtgagaCTTCCTGAAACAACAAGACGCCCAAATCACTGCTGTGGAAACTCCCAGTTTCCTCTTAATCTGTTACTCAAGCAAGCATTTCATGCAGTAAAACAGtttcacattatttaattatttatgaatgttcTGATTGTGATTCACTTTGTTATAATTGTTGGCTTCCTGTCCACAGTCAAATGTCCAACCTAATGAACCAGGCCAGACTGAAGGTCCTGAAGGCCCGTGATGACATGATTTCGGTTAGATCCTGTTCTCTTTTGTGGCACATCTAGCCTTAAAGTAGATATTGGGTTTCTGTTGTCTGTTTACGCTgcagtttaaattattattatttttttttaggatttgctAAATGATGCACGTCAGCGACTAGCGAATGTAGCTAGAGATCCATCCAGATACGCGGCTCTGATGGACGGGCTTGTCCTGCAGGTGAGCGATATATAATTAAACAGAATAGCAAACTAGGTCTATGAAAGACTGTATGGGAGTCTTATCGGGACACACTCTGATATTCTTATGTTTCAGGGTTTTTACCAGCTCCTGGAACCCAAAGTGACCATCCGTTGCCGCAAACAGGACGTGGGTATAGTGCAGGTCTGTAGTTCCCTAAAcctaaaaccatcaaaaaaacaaaaaacaaaaaattgttacttcaaataataaatgtaaactgaaaaataatatatatataaagaagtcagctagttgccaaggaatttcttatttttatttagtttagcttggtttattaaaataatcaaagctgatataaacataaaaaaactcaaaacacaacacaaaattattaaaacttttaaattaaaattaaaacagaaaattcaaaattttaataaaaaccataatagtacattaatgatactaaaataacaccaccTTCAGCAATATAAAATTCTGTAATGCactgtattatgtaaaattgtataatgcatatatatatatataatctaacttcttatatagttatatatacac comes from the Cyprinus carpio isolate SPL01 chromosome B4, ASM1834038v1, whole genome shotgun sequence genome and includes:
- the si:ch211-214j24.14 gene encoding uncharacterized protein si:ch211-214j24.14 gives rise to the protein MEPELGSLETSEMVLDQEDHSENHSSTSDIIHLEAELHQRVESDEEEELQSSMLSMIGSELEEIAALPAESDLKPPQTVELLVCVEEPVMEEIDAEVAFEPVFTHTPLLSEPLDFTLASVPIPEIISQVLDQLPPSTVTLSEETHATESESINAPRVSASSSEEVVLKADPLSAAPFELPVLLVGGAALVAVLGILAYTLIRK
- the atp6v1e1b gene encoding V-type proton ATPase subunit E 1; translated protein: MALSDADVQKQIKHMMAFIEQEANEKAEEIDAKAEEEFNIEKGRLVQTQRLKIMEYYEKKEKQIEQQKKIQMSNLMNQARLKVLKARDDMISDLLNDARQRLANVARDPSRYAALMDGLVLQGFYQLLEPKVTIRCRKQDVGIVQAAVQKNIPNYKAAVKDNLEVRIDQENFLSPEVSGGIELYNADGKIKVSNTLESRLDLIAQQMMPEIRVALFGANQNRKFMD